A region of the Roseobacter denitrificans OCh 114 genome:
GGTTTGGCTCACCTGCGCTGGGGTATGTCATTGCCATCGCGATGATCATCAACATGATCGTCGCCGGGCTTGCGGGCACGGCCATTCCGGTTCTTCTGGACCGCATGGGCATTGACCCGGCGCTGGCCTCGGGTGCATTTGTGACAACCGTCACCGATGTGGTCGGTTTTTTCGCCTTTCTTGGCATTGCAGTTATGGTGCTTTTATGACGGATATGACCCAAATCAAGGCGGCCGCGCGCAAGGCTGCCTTTGCGCGTCGTGACGCGGCGCATGCGAAGAATACAGGGACCGGGGCGGGGATGCTGTCGAGCGTTCTGGCGGGCTATCGCGGGGTGCCTACGGCTGGCTATATGCCGATCCGTTCGGAAATCGACCCCATGCCCGCGATGATCGAGGCCGCGGCCCATGGTCCGGTTGGTGTGCCGGTGATCATCGGCGCGGGTCAACCCCTGCGCTTTGCCCGCTGGGAGCCCGACATGGAAATGGTCAGCGGTGAATTCGGCGTTCAGATCCCCGCCCATGCCGAGTATTTCGAACCTGAGATTGTGATTGCGCCGCTCGTGGCCTTTGATGCACAGGGGGGAAGATTGGGGTATGGCGGCGGGTTTTATGATCGCACGCTTGAGGGTTTGCGCGCCAAACGCGCGACCCTTGCCATTGGATTCGCCTATGCGGCGCAAATTGCCGATACGCTGCCACTGGAGCCAACGGATCAACCGCTGGATGCCATCGTGACGGAGCAGAAGATCTATGATTTTCGCTCAAGTGATGCATGAATAAATAGCTATAAAATATTGATAATATTAATTGTTAGGTATTGTTTTTTGGTGCCTTCCGCTGTCCTGTTAAAGGGTGCGGCACCGTCGGTCTTTGCATGGGCGTCAGAAATATGTTTCCCGGCTCTTGCCCTGATCGTATCGCGGGCCTAGGCATCTTGCATGAAAATCTTGTTTCTTGGCGACGTCATGGGCCGGGCCGGGCGGCGCGCAATCACGGAAAACCTGCCGCGACTGAGGCAGGAATGGCGGTTGGATTTCGTTGTTGTGAACAGCGAAAACGCAACCTCTGGCATGGGGCTGTCGGGCAGCCATGCAAAGATCCTGCTGGAGGCGGGGGCAGATTGCCTGACGCTGGGGGATCATGCCTTTGATCAAAAGGACATGCTGCAATTCATCCAGCACGAACCGCGCATCCTGAGACCTCTTAATTTCTCCAAGGCCGCACCCGGCAAGGGCGCGCGTCTGTTCACCGCCCAAAACGGGCGCAAGGTTCTGGTGGCGCAGGTCCTCGGGCAGGTGTTCATGAAGCGGCCCTTTGATGATCCGTTTTCGGCGCTTGAACCGGTTCTGAAAACGCACCCGCTGGGCGGGCAGGCGGCGGCGGTGCTTGTGGATATCCATTGCGAAGCGACCTCGGAGAAAATGGCGCTGGGGCACTTTTGCGACGGGCGGGCCAGCCTTGCCGTGGGCACGCATACCCATGTGCCGACCGCTGATGCGATGGTGCTGCCGGGGGGCACAGGCTATTTGACGGATGCGGGCATGTGCGGGGATTATCACTCCGTGATCGGCATGGAAAAATCCGAACCCCTGCGCCGGTTTATCACAGGCATGCCCAAGGAACGCTTCACGCCCGCGACCGGAACAGCCACCCTGTCGGGCGTTTATGTCGAGACCGATGACCGCACCGGCAAGGCCACCCGAATCGCCATGGTGCGAGACGGGGGGATACTGCAAGCCGCCGCGCCATGACCCGTCGGGAAACCGTGTTTTTCACCTGCGTTCTGGTGCTGCTGGGGGCCGGGTGGGGCGTGACGATCCCGCTCACCAAAATCGCGGTGTCGACCGGTTTTGGTCATTTCGGCCTGATTTTCTGGCAGCTGTGCATCGGGTCTGTGCTGATGGCCATTTTATGCGCTCTGCGCGGCAAGGGCGTGCCGTTCAACGCGTCAACACTGCGCGTCTTTGCGCTGGTGGCGCTGATCGGGACATTGATCCCCAATACCGCATCCTTTCAGGCGGCGGTCCATGTGCCGGCGGGGATCATGGCCATCTTGTTGTCGATGATCCCGATGTTCGCCTTTCCCATTGCGCTGGCGCTGCGGCTCGACAGCTTTTCATGGCGGCGCCTGTCGGGGTTGTTCGCGGGTCTCTTAGGCGTTCTGATCATCGTCATGCCGGGGGTAAGCGCGGCACTGGCGGCCCCGGTCTTCTGGCTGTTGGTCGCGATGATCGCGGGTCTTTGTTATGCCCTGGAGGGTAATGCGGTGGCCAAATGGGGCACTGCCGGGCTGGATGCGATACAGGTTCTCTTTGGCGCGTCCCTGCTGGGAACAGTCGCCATTTTGCCGGTGACCCTTGCATCGGGGCAGTTCATTCCCCCCGCTGATCTGAACAGCAGCGCGGGCCATGCGCTCGTTGCGGCCTCCGTTGCGCATGTGCTGGTTTACGCAGGCTATGTCTGGCTGGTCGGTCGGGCGGGACCGGTCTTTACCGTGCAGGTCAGCTACCTCGTGACCGGTTTTGCGCTTTTATGGGCGAAGGTCATACTTGCCGAAGCCTACCCGCCTGCGGTCTGGGCCGCTTTGGCGCTGATGTTTCTTGGCATGTATCTTGTTCAGCCGCGGGGCAAGGGCGGGCTTGCTCAAGTGTGACCGATCAGCGAAAGTGTCCGACAGGCGAGCAAAGCACGGAGCGCATCTGCATTGATACATCTCTTCCAGCTTCCCGCTCAGGCAGCGCCGCTTCTGACGCTTGCCATCGTGGGCGTCATGTTCGTTCTATTCGTCCGTGAAACCTTTCCCACAGAGGTTGTGGCCATTGCGGGCGCGGCGCTGATGCTGGTGATGGGGGTGTTGCCCTATGACGATGCACGCGCTGTGCTGAGCAACCCCGCGCCCTGGACCATCGCCGCGATGTTCATTGTCATGGGCGCGTTGGTGCGCACGGGTGCGCTTGATGTGTTGACGCGCGCGGCGGAAAGGCAGGCAAAGGTCCGCCCCAAGGCCGCTGTTGCCGGGGTGATATTATCCGTCATGGGAGCCTCTGCGATCATGAACAACACGCCGGTCGTTGTGGTGATGATCCCGGTGGTTGTGCAATTGAGTAAAACGCTGGGCGTCAAGGCTTCCAAACTGCTGATCCCCTTGAGCTATGCGGCGATTATGGGCGGTTCGCTGACGCTGCTTGGCACATCGACAAACCTCCTCGTCGATGGGGTGGCGCGCACCGAGGGGCTGGCCCCGTTTACCATTTTCGAGATCATGCCGATCGGGCTGGTGGTTTGTGCCTGGGGGCTGACCTATCTTGCCTTCATCGCGCCGCGCATTTTGCCAGAGCGCGACAGTATGGCGAATATGCTGACCGACCGCTCGAAGATGAAATTCTTTACGGAAGCGGTAATCCCGCCTGACAGCAACCTCATCGGGCGTTCGGTGCTGGGGGTGCAATTGTTCAAGCGGGAAGGCGTGCGTCTGATCGACGTCATTCGCGGCGATCTGTCGTTGCGACGGGACCTCAGGGCGGTTGAACTGGAAGTCGGTGACCGGGTGGTTTTACGCACGCAGATGACCGAGTTGCTGAGCCTTCAGACAAACAAGGAATTGCGCCGCGTGGATCAGGTCTCTGCAGTGGAAACGACCACGGTAGAGGTATTGATCACGCCGGGGTGTCGCATGGTCGGGCGCTCGCTTGGCGGGATGCGCCTGCGGCGGCGCTACGGTGTGTACCCGCTGGCGGTGCACCGGCGGAACCAGAACATCGGGCAAAAGCTGGATTCCCTCATCGTCAAGGTCGGGGATACCCTGCTGCTGGAGGGGGCGCCGGCGGATATCCAGCGCCTTGCGGATGACATGGACGTGGTGGACGTTTCGCACCCCACGGAACGGGCGTATCGGCGCAGCCATGCGCCGATTGCCATCGCCGCCCTGGCCGGGATCGTTGGTTTTGCGGCCTTTAATGTCGCACCCATTCTGCTTCTGGCCGTTGTTGCGGTCGCGCTTGTGTTGGTGACCGGGTGCATCGACGCGGATGAAGCGTTCTCCTTTGTGGAGGGGCGCTTGCTTGCGCTGATCTTTTCGATGCTGACGGTCGGTGCCGCACTACAGCAATCCGGGGCTATCGCATTGATCGTTGATGGTGTGTCGCCGGTTTTGATGACAATGCCGCCTGCTGTCGTTGTGCTGGTGGTTTTTGCCATGACTTCTACCTTGACCGAAATCGTGTCCAATAATGCGGTTGCGGTGATCATGACACCGCTTGCGATTGGGCTGGGCACTGCTTTGGGGCTTGACCCGCGCCCGCTGGTGGTTGCCGTCATGATCGCGGCCTCTTGCGCCTTTGCCACCCCGATCGGATATCAGACAAACACCCTTGTCTACGGTCCCGGTGGGTATCGTTTTACCGATTTTACGCGGGTCGGCTTGCCGCTCAACATAAGTATGGCGGTGATCGTTTCGCTCGTTATTCCGCTGATCTGGCCGCTCTGAAACACCCGGCCACGGCCGCTCGGCAGCCCCTCAGGCGACCGGTGGTTCGCCAAAGGAAACGGTGCTGCCATCCTTGTCGAGCAGGGACCAGCGCGCCACGACGAAATGATAGGAGCCTGTTTCCCATCCGCTGTCGTCAATTTGCCTGCTGCGCCGCCAGGCCCCCTCAACCCGGACGGGGAGCCGAATCTTTTCCACGTCCGGCGGCCGGGCACCGGCGGCGGCGGCTTTCTTGCGCGCGATGGACATCAATGCCTTGAGTTGTGCTTCCAGGGGGCCGACCTCCGCCGTGCGGCGACCGGCAAAGAATATATCAATCTCGATCTTTCTGTCGACAAACCCGCGCACGATGAGGTCATCACGGCTGTTGCGGCGCATGAGCGGGATGAGTTCAAGCATCTGCTGACATATCGCGGTTTTGAAAAGACCAGCATCCTCAAAGGCCGGAGTCACTTCACTGGTGTTCCTGCGCGACTGATACATTTCATTTTTTGAGTATGAGAGCATGTTCCCGGCCTGTGATTGAACCACGCGAAACTGTAGCCTTCGACCCGTTAAAGAATGGTTTCGTGGGGCGATATTGTTCCCGATCACGGCTCTTGCCCGCAGGCGGCAGATGCCTGAGTTGCGTGCAGTGATCGCATCTGCAAGAGACAGACGCATCAAAGCAGGTGCCGCTGCCGTCCCATAGCAACAACGTGGCAGCGCGC
Encoded here:
- a CDS encoding 5-formyltetrahydrofolate cyclo-ligase produces the protein MTDMTQIKAAARKAAFARRDAAHAKNTGTGAGMLSSVLAGYRGVPTAGYMPIRSEIDPMPAMIEAAAHGPVGVPVIIGAGQPLRFARWEPDMEMVSGEFGVQIPAHAEYFEPEIVIAPLVAFDAQGGRLGYGGGFYDRTLEGLRAKRATLAIGFAYAAQIADTLPLEPTDQPLDAIVTEQKIYDFRSSDA
- a CDS encoding TIGR00282 family metallophosphoesterase; amino-acid sequence: MKILFLGDVMGRAGRRAITENLPRLRQEWRLDFVVVNSENATSGMGLSGSHAKILLEAGADCLTLGDHAFDQKDMLQFIQHEPRILRPLNFSKAAPGKGARLFTAQNGRKVLVAQVLGQVFMKRPFDDPFSALEPVLKTHPLGGQAAAVLVDIHCEATSEKMALGHFCDGRASLAVGTHTHVPTADAMVLPGGTGYLTDAGMCGDYHSVIGMEKSEPLRRFITGMPKERFTPATGTATLSGVYVETDDRTGKATRIAMVRDGGILQAAAP
- a CDS encoding SLC13 family permease codes for the protein MIHLFQLPAQAAPLLTLAIVGVMFVLFVRETFPTEVVAIAGAALMLVMGVLPYDDARAVLSNPAPWTIAAMFIVMGALVRTGALDVLTRAAERQAKVRPKAAVAGVILSVMGASAIMNNTPVVVVMIPVVVQLSKTLGVKASKLLIPLSYAAIMGGSLTLLGTSTNLLVDGVARTEGLAPFTIFEIMPIGLVVCAWGLTYLAFIAPRILPERDSMANMLTDRSKMKFFTEAVIPPDSNLIGRSVLGVQLFKREGVRLIDVIRGDLSLRRDLRAVELEVGDRVVLRTQMTELLSLQTNKELRRVDQVSAVETTTVEVLITPGCRMVGRSLGGMRLRRRYGVYPLAVHRRNQNIGQKLDSLIVKVGDTLLLEGAPADIQRLADDMDVVDVSHPTERAYRRSHAPIAIAALAGIVGFAAFNVAPILLLAVVAVALVLVTGCIDADEAFSFVEGRLLALIFSMLTVGAALQQSGAIALIVDGVSPVLMTMPPAVVVLVVFAMTSTLTEIVSNNAVAVIMTPLAIGLGTALGLDPRPLVVAVMIAASCAFATPIGYQTNTLVYGPGGYRFTDFTRVGLPLNISMAVIVSLVIPLIWPL
- a CDS encoding DMT family transporter, with product MTRRETVFFTCVLVLLGAGWGVTIPLTKIAVSTGFGHFGLIFWQLCIGSVLMAILCALRGKGVPFNASTLRVFALVALIGTLIPNTASFQAAVHVPAGIMAILLSMIPMFAFPIALALRLDSFSWRRLSGLFAGLLGVLIIVMPGVSAALAAPVFWLLVAMIAGLCYALEGNAVAKWGTAGLDAIQVLFGASLLGTVAILPVTLASGQFIPPADLNSSAGHALVAASVAHVLVYAGYVWLVGRAGPVFTVQVSYLVTGFALLWAKVILAEAYPPAVWAALALMFLGMYLVQPRGKGGLAQV